The region TTCTGGTTTAGATTCTTCATTGCTGATAACGGATCACAGGTAGGTGAACTGTTACACATTTCCTAGCTTTTGTCCCTAGACAGTTATATCAGCAATGATGATTGTATTGTGGTTAGCCATTAACTTGGTCTTTTCGGCGCTGATTTCCATACGTATCTTGTCGATATTTCATCTATTCTTTTAACAAGCTGGATGAGTTCTACCTGCCAAGCCTTTTTCTGCGAAGTGAACGTTTGTGACAAACCTAAATGGGCTGGCCAATTAAACTCGAACAGCATTGCTTATCAAactcaaacttcttcttcttcgttcgtgggctgcaactcccacgttcactcgtacgtatgtacacgagtgggcctttatgtgtatgaccatttttaccccgccatgcaggcagccatactccgttttcttgggtgtgcatgctgggtatgttcttgtttccataactaacCGAACGCtggtatggattacaggatctttaacgtgcgtatttgatcctctgcttgccgtatacacacgaacggggttcaggcacaagcaggtctgcacataattttgttgacctgtgagatcgaaaatatctccaccctttacccaccaggcgccgttaccgagattcgaacccgggaccctcagattgaaagtccaatactttaaatcactcggctattgcgcccgtctaaactcAAACTAAGTTGGGGGGTCATTCCTTACTGGGGATAACAAGCTTGAAGCCTATCGACAAGCTAAAACAAGGGGGCTCATTCTGTTTCAGATTTTGCTACAGCTCAAACAGTACTACACTGATCATAATGAACAATTCACCACTCACCTGTTACTCAAGTAACATAAGAGCGGACCTGAGACAGGCTCCATCAGGGAAACCAAGAAAAAGTTCAGGAAATAGTTGCCATGGAGACTGGTGGACATCATCAACAAGGTGAAATAGGAGAAGGCAACAGTGAACCTGCATACCAAACaccacaaagaaagaacaaatcagaaagaaagaatgggctGATAAATTCAGAACCAAAGAAGGAGGGAAACAAAGAGATGCTAGATATGATGTTGGTTATATCCTGAAATGCTGATTCTTGAGTGAATAAAATTCTTGTTTGTAcaaagaaaagaaccttctttGAAAGTGAGAAATGACAACAATATAATCGAATCAATTTTAATATAATATTTTTTCATACGTAAATAAGGGAACTGGGTCTGTTTAAGCTGAGAATGAATGAGTGCACACATTAGAAAAAAATAACATTCTGACAGCAAACTCCACACCCATCCCCTActccacatacccacacacacactcccctaccTCCACTTCACCATTCTCCCCCAAACTCCCCTTTCTACATgcagatgcacacgcacacacatgcatgcacacacacacacacacacacacacacacacacacacacacacatgtccacatacCCAcatctccctgcacacacacacacacacacacacacacacacacacacacacacacacacacaccaaactgaccAGGCCAACCAGTTCACAGCAGCGAAAGCCAAGAGACGTTTGTGTCGGAAAATGTCCAGCACTGTGAGTTTCTGAGTCTGCCTCTGAGCTAGAGATTCGTCCACgtcagggaggtgggggtgggggagactgtCTGGGGAGATGtccaccttctccctctctccctcctccctgtcaTCCTTCGTTTCTGGGGAGTTCATGTCTGGAACCAAGAAATGGGATGACTACTGCCACAAACGTTGGTGAGAAATTGAGTGACAGAATGAAATgggaataatgagagagagacagacagagagagagaaagagagagagacatagagagagagaaagtgagagatatatagaaagaaagaaagagagagacatagagagagaaagagagagagagggagagagagcgagagacatagagagagagcgaatgtgtGTTAATTAAGAGTGAATAGTATTAGTTTCCATTTTTCTAGGAGGCATCACGGTGTCAGGATATatccatacacaccacaacacatctgcaaggcagatgcctgacatcagcataacccaatgcactagtCAAGCCTTGGATGTATACATATAAACGTAtctaccaatcagagtggatttcttccacacaattttgccagaggactacacACTTGCTGCCACAGGTtcttttcaatgcgccaagtgtatgctgcacatgggaccttgcttTATCACTTTTTCCGAATGACAAAACGCTCAGTTAGAACAGCTGCTATagaaatatatttagcagaagcagcagcagtagtgatggtagtagtagtagtagtagtagtagatgttgttGATGTATTAAAGCAGCAGCAATGGCTGAATTGAGCTGTCCTGTCCTAGAGCAGCATTCTCTGGTGTGTGAGAGACAAGACaaccacagaaagagacagacagggaaaaaaaatgctCTTGtctaattgtaaaaaaaaaaaaaaaaaaaaaaaaaaaagcgttttacTAGACATCTTTGTGACCGCCCCTGCGTCAGTGCCACTGGCGCCCCCATCCTCAGCATGTTTCAGGGAGTTCAGCACCAGGTTGACGTCTTTACGGTTGGCACGTGCTGCCCGTCTCAACACGCGCACCGCTCCCTCCGTCCTCCCGTTCGCCACCAGCCAGCGTAGAGACTCGTCCACGCACCTGTCGTTATGTAACACAACGCTGAACACAAGACCCTGGACATGTAAGGGAAAGGGACAGGCACCTGTCGTTATATAACACAGCACTGAACCCTAGACCCTGGACATGTAAAGGAAAGGGACAGGCACTTGTCGTTAtgtaacacagcactgcactccaGACTCTGGATATGTAAGGAAAGGGACAGGCACCTGTCGTTATGTAACACAGCACTGAACCCTAGACCCTGGACATGTAAAGGAAAGGGACAGGCACCTGTCGTTATGTAAAACAGCACTGCACTCCAGACTCTGGACATGTAAGGGAAAGGGACAGGCATCTGTCGTTATGTAACACAGTGCTGAACTCCAGGTGCATGCAAGTCACGGAGcacttttttgcgtgtgtgttcaaAACGTGGTTTTCTGCATGGCtaaaaaatggtaaaaaaatgGTAGGGAAAATAAAAGATTGcgaaaaatgaagaaagacaaaATAACGCATTTTCTCCCgttggtccgacggatgagtaggcaggcaggcttatctgttggtgtgtttcctcgtatgggagaagaggccgattctggatgcgcagctctTCCCatgggtgttgcaagggaaaacgtctccagaagttgagccctgcttccttcgctcacgcttctctttaatggcccgcgttctcttgttttcaaacgtctttatgctgctagagcacagcatcctccagcgagagctgtcaagggcatcagtttcccaggaagcgatgtctatgtcgcaggctttgaggtttgtcttcaaggtgtccttgaagcgcttgcaggttcTTCCAAGTTctcggtggccttccttcagctggccatacaaaagcatcttcgggatcctccTGTCTGTcacgcggacaacgtgtcctgtccagcgtagctggcactggatcagcaggctttcgatgttgggcaggccgctcctctctaggacctggaggttggagaccctgtcttgccactttaagccgaggatctttcgtaggcatctctggttaaactgctcaagttgttgaatgtgatggcgatacgtcgtccatgtttcacagcagtacaacaaggtggtcagcacaacagctctgtgggatttgattttggtgctgagcctcatgcctttgttgttccacagcctgttgttgagtctgccaaagacggagctggccttggcgatgcgcagcgttacttctgcatcaagggctccgttgctgcatagggtgctgcctaggtagcaaaacttgtcgactgacttgatctctgtgtcatcgatcttgattgcaggtgggggggagacactgacattctgtgagctagctggttggtacatggactcggtcttgctgaggctgatggtgagtccaaaacgcctgcaggaggttgagaacctgtccataatgaactgcatgtcctcatgggtgtgtgcagcaagcgcacagtcaccagcgaagaggaactctctcaacagtgcctcaaacaccctggacctggcatggagtcgtcgcaagttgaaaagtttgccatctgtgcgaaactgaatgtagatgccctggtcacagtcttggaaggtgtcaatcagcatggcagagaagataatggaaaacagtgtgggtgccaggacgcagccctgcttcactccatttaccacaggaaacggatccgacatgtcagtattttcctgtactcttgcctgcatgccatcgtggaatgacgcaatcagctggattaggctctgtGGGCAGCCGAAATTTagaaggatcttccacagaccatggcagttcaccgtgtcgaaggccttggtcgcaatgagcgctgtgcgtctttctggtctgtcatctctgtctagtGCAAACagtccaggcacccagagtcagggcatgactcctggttgttgttttttttgtgtttttttattgttttgttttgttttgttttttctagttgttgttgttttctttttcttctgttgttttcgaccgctagtgttggatgtccaagtagatgcggttcctactaggtactaggcgaggcaggctttgtttagggatccttttgtctccccttccccatgcggggagagcagtgctgtccatAAAAAGGGTTGCTCttacactgtgggaggatacgggcgtcGCATCTGCgtacgaccatcaccccacaggcGCCTGCGTGCAAAGTCGTGAGTAGGAACTGcaagcagcatcctctgcctgtccccgttaccacttctccatcgccacagggctttGGAAAGCtaggtgttgaagggctagctcgtcgttccgacattagcctggttgcctgaccagcacaggtgacttttattAATATAGTGAAGacgagttgtgcagtcccttccccactctctcgcctaccgacgctcaccgtcccacaggtgcagatactgccacgtgtaggacggcctcggcaggtgcaggttttttcttcggggttccgtctcctaggaggacttccaaccaaggataagagctccccctgacctttggtcatcctcttccgccttcacagccgttgggaaagctttcctcctccgcctggtccgtcgttgggagacttcacatgcgacaggtagtactgggttacatagtaacagcagcaaaggctatgcccctgacctgacacaactACAGCTACATGAAAGACACGATTCGCCCTAATCAGAGAAGATCCAGCGTACTTGCAGGCAACATTGGCAGGCACCTGCGGGACCACTTATGGTAGTCCCCACGACGACCGGCAAGGCCAAGGCACAACGTGATAACATCGAACCCCAACATCTCTCCCGTTACTGCCAATCGCACCTTGCTGATCATAACCCGTGGTGGAACCGCTACGAACTGTTATTTGATTATTGAAAGTGACTCCATACTTAATATTGTCCGTTAACTGTGGTTGATGACATGAACTCTGACAGCAATGATTCCTGGTAATCGACTAACTAGTTTATATCGTTCCATTATCATTTGAGGACGTGAACCCCATCATAAATCTAAttaattttgtcttgtttttcgcATTGCGTAAATGTAATTgcatttttttgtagttttctaccttcctttttctgttttcctcttccctctctcctccccagtgccccccccccccctccgccggcccccccgccccacctccccacctcactttcttttttttctccttttttggattgtctaatatcactgatagtgaaaagacgctaaacaaaagaacgaacacacaccaaaacacaacaaaacacacaccaacacacacacacacacacacacacacacacacacaccaacacacacacacacacacacacacacacacacacacacacacacacacacacacacacacacacgtgccgtaGCTGACCTGAGCTGCAGgagacaggtgaggagggagacgGAGGACACAGCGCACTGCAGGTATCTCCAGGTGTACCCACTCAACAGGTAGGCTGCCAGTGCCAGGGTTGAGGTGCCGATTCCCCACATAAACGATAACGCCAGCACCTGTATTGAGCGGTGCTCCATGGGGTACAGCTCTAGGATCAAGATGGTTTCGGTATTCAACACGCCCTAGAGTTAAAAGAAAATAGATGAATGTATATATAAGGAAAATCAGTTAATACaccaaaaaatcaaaccaaaacaaaatggtGTGATGGCGACATGACAACAGAAACATTTCAGATCATTAAAGGAGAATGATGTTAAAAAATGATGATGGTATCTGAATGTtattgtgtcagagagagagagagagagggggggggggggggcggagcacacagagaaaaagaaccagaGATAGAGACTTAACTGTTGGAAGCCCCCTATCAGGTATTTCAGAACGGCCAGCACAGGGTAAGATGGAGATAAACCAACACCCATCCCCAGCACAAATACAGCGAACTGTGATCCAATCATCGTCGGCTTCCGCCCATACCTGTAACCAATCAACACACATATACCATGTTCTGAGCACTGTTGAAGGCAAAGTTTATTCaccttttgtgtgcgtgttgaggGGGTAGATTTCGTCTGTTTGTTCATTTGATTGTTATGCTTTGAATTCAAAATGATTTTGCAATGCCTCTATACCATTCGGTTGTGAAATGGAGGAAAGAAGATCGTAAATACCAAACCTTTCACGAACAGCAGCTGAATATTCATTGATCCTCTTTGACAAAGTATAGAACCATTTGTGATGTCAAACGTGATTCGAGACTCGTCCCTTGAGCATGACTGTCGGTCAGATGTCTCGACAAAAGCAGTGACTTGTCTCTGACAGTGTCTACCATCAATTACTCTGGATATGAGTCTGTGTAGCGCCTGGAAGTGTCGCCTAGCACCATTCTGCCTCCACTGGAGTCAGCCCAGAAACCCTCACTTTGGAGACCCTCCCCTTGGAGATATCTAAAATGAAACTCCATCCAATGCCCAATTTGGAATATTTATTTCCAAGTGTTATATAAAACGCTTTTTTCAATCAAGGCAAATTTTGAGGGGGTCAATTGTGGTCAGAAATAGAATGATGCCACCCAATGTCCAAAGAGATTCCAAGTGAGTTGTTTCAGGGCCAGTATTACTGCCTCAAAATAACTCCCCAGGAACACTAAATATATTTACAAATCAGTCTTTATGACAATGTCATGTGTATCCTTTCGGGATTTTAACGATTGATATAGGGAATTTATACATTCATCCAGCAGAAGAATAAACTTTCGAAACGTAAAGAATTTAAAAGACAATGGATTTTTGTttgtagtatgaaaaaaaattgaaatggaTAAAAATCGAATACgcaaacaagacaccaaattcACAAAGGGTCATGGTCAGACCTGTCAGAAACGAAGGCGGCAATGAGGGCTCCGGTCCCTTGACCAGCGATGACCAGTGTCTGCACCAAACTGCCCAGTAGTTTTCGGTCACACACCAGGTCAAActgcagcacagagagagagagagagagagagagagagagagagagagagagagagagagagagagagagagagcactcaaaactCTGGTAAAGCCACCAGCCTGtatacaaaataaacacactgGATGCAATTGCAATCATGACACACGTTGTCATTTTTATGGCGCAACCCAGTAGCACTGAAAAGGAAGATGAGCAAAAGAAACCTGTTGGTGTTCACTCATCCATGCACCCAAGTACACTCGAATGCACgagcacatgcagacacatgagCTCACTgatgaactcacacacataccccacctaACGCAGTACCCCCAAATATACACTAATACAGCCTTCACCCACTACATGTCCACCTGCACCACACTCCAACGCCGCCGCTTCCTCcttacctaaacacacacacacacacacacacacacacacacacacacacacacacacacacacacacacacacaaggactcacactctcacacgccTCACAAACCTCAGTCCTGAACGACAGCTCCCGCTCGTAAGAGTACTGGTATCCGTAAGGACAAGGGTAGCGATCGCCTTCGTCAGAAACAGAAAGGTTGTTCTTGTAGACGGTGATTTCACACTGGCCGACCAAAACGGTGACACTGGAATTATCCCAGTCCAACTTCCCATCATCGTGCAGTTCTGTGGAATCGATAGTGCCGTTCTGGCTGTCTGGCATCGCTGGTTCTGCACATTTTAGTCCCTCCACTGCCCTcccttaaagaaaagaaagaagaaagatagaaagagcactggaaagagaggagggatgcggaagaagggggaaaagaattAAGAAAGGATGAGGGacgtggatggatggagggaggatggCGGTAAAGGGGAGTGGgctgagtgggagagagagggtggtgtgtgtgtggaaatcaaatcaatcaatcaaataaaaaaaaaccaacactttattaatccacatggaaattaagttgtgcaatcacaggcttgttgtaaacactggcataaaatcatcatgcgcaacataagaagcgattaaaactagtcaaataagaattcccaatagctgacgatagattaccccccacccccacccccctccgcacacacacacatactcatgttaagacgaTAGGGTATTGCACatcaatatttacaaatgaaaacatcggCCAACAAAAAAGGGTTTATATTACTAAAAAttatatgcgcgcacacacacacacaccatattgcACAAATATAAAAAGGTTAATACAGGTAAAACTCCACAAGACGCTAAAAAGGGGAGTTTACAGATGTGTCTTGAAGATACataagatgaaggagaaggaggaggtgaaaaagaagaatgaatgaatgaatgaatgaattttctttaatgaaggaagtggaataagcaagagcatgctttttttttaaaccatccctcagggcaaagaaaatcaacaagtaaacaaacaaacaagcaaaaaattatgataataatagtcataataataataataataatgatcatgatgatgatgataataataataataataaaaataataataacaataatgatgataataataataataataataataataacaacaacaacaatagaaataataataataataaataataatgatgataataataataataataataataataataataataaattaccccacgcaataataataataataataacaacaacaacaacaacaataataataataataataataataataataataataataattaccccacgccccccccaaaaaaaaaaaataataaaattaaaaaaaacacaaaacacacacaaaaaacacaccaatgaagccatcattaccactacaactatcactattaccactactaccattaccacttctgctgctaagtaaataaataaagaaaataaataaatgaaaacaagaaagaagagcgaaagaacaaaacaatgtcacagccagaaaaacaagagaggcaaggccttcaagactcacttgtgataaattaagtcccctagcattaattacagagtaatttccctttttttactatctgcaccaaaacgtttgcaaaataaataaaaattccatgcttagcaaaagaagttcctgtttgaacaaaaaatgataataatgactcctcttgttgttgtgccagaataagaggtcaaagtgccaagtttagagaatacaaaaaatataaatataacagtaaattcagtttgcatataattaggcttcttttttattttattttttgtgcccatcccataggtgcaatattgttttaaacaagatgactggaaagaactgaatttttcctatttttatgccaaatttggtgtcaactgacaaagtatttgcagagaaaatgtcaatgttaaagtttaccacggacacacagacacacggacacacacacacacacacacagagacaaccgaacaccgggtcaaaaatgataaagcggaagaagaagaagaagaagcaccagcagaacaagaacaaggagagtgagagaaggaagttggagttgttcttcttcgtctggTAACGAGAGATCCAGACCCACACTGAGTAGAGACAGTTCTCTGGGGTGCTCACCTATGAAGATGTTGACCAGAAGCTCGTAGCTGGCCACAAGGGAGCCCATAGAGATGGCCAGCACCTGGAGTAGCTGGTAGGGCGCCCCCCGGCCCCCTAGGATGCGCAGGGTGGGGTCTATGTTgcctttttctttcatctttgtttctgcaaccagtcactcacactagcacacacacacacacacacacacacacacacacacacacacatatatatatatatatatatatatatatatagagagagagagagagagagagagagagagagagaatacataagCTTAAAACAACACAACGAAACGCTTGTTTctaaatttctttcttcttctttttttttcttttttttttcttttttttaagagccTTTTAGTTTGTTGTGACTGATTTAATGGCGAATTTAgcatttttatgttttctttttaagAACTAGAATATGAAatactcttttttgttgttgttgtttttaaaagcaAGCGTTTTccaatttctctctctatttcccttttttttctttttttttttcgattgatGGCGCTTTTcgttttcattccttctttctttctttacttttctttttactgttttcttctttctttccttctttcttttttttttcctttctctttctctgtctttatatccttctgctttcctttctttctttctatcttttcaaCGTTTTCTTCGACTGTTTTCTCCTTCCAGCGCTGCACATTATCATTAGGGAAATCCTATTTTCTGGGCGTCTTTGGGGCAGGTCTTTCACCAAGATCtacgcttttcttcttcttcttcttcgttcgtg is a window of Babylonia areolata isolate BAREFJ2019XMU chromosome 22, ASM4173473v1, whole genome shotgun sequence DNA encoding:
- the LOC143296972 gene encoding solute carrier family 22 member 7-like, producing MKEKGNIDPTLRILGGRGAPYQLLQVLAISMGSLVASYELLVNIFIGRAVEGLKCAEPAMPDSQNGTIDSTELHDDGKLDWDNSSVTVLVGQCEITVYKNNLSVSDEGDRYPCPYGYQYSYERELSFRTEFDLVCDRKLLGSLVQTLVIAGQGTGALIAAFVSDRYGRKPTMIGSQFAVFVLGMGVGLSPSYPVLAVLKYLIGGFQQGVLNTETILILELYPMEHRSIQVLALSFMWGIGTSTLALAAYLLSGYTWRYLQCAVSSVSLLTCLLQLRCVDESLRWLVANGRTEGAVRVLRRAARANRKDVNLVLNSLKHAEDGGASGTDAGAVTKMSNMNSPETKDDREEGEREKVDISPDSLPHPHLPDVDESLAQRQTQKLTVLDIFRHKRLLAFAAVNWLAWFTVAFSYFTLLMMSTSLHGNYFLNFFLVSLMEPVSGPLLCYLSNRVGRKNTAYACFVLSGIGLVSSGVCTVFTDRPVVGSLSVVFSMLGMLGAAGAFTLVFLYTPELFPTNMRQQALGVSSFAGRLGGMLGPFMTDLAEVSVWAPGVLVGSFCFLVAILFRFLPETRGREVPHTIIEVKSWNTAETKLN